GGCAATCGCCACGCGCTGTTGCTGGCCGCCGGACAATTGCCCCGGAAACTTGTGAGCCTGCTCCGGGATGCGCACGCGCTCCAGGTAGTGCATGGCAATTTCCTCGGCCTTGCGCTTGGGCATCTTGCGCACCCACATCGGCGCCAACGTGCAGTTCTGCAGGATGGTCAGGTGTGGGAACAGGTTGAAGTGCTGGAACACCATCCCCACTTCGCGGCGCACGGTCTCGATCTGCTTGAGGTCGTTGGTCAGCTCCACGCCATCGACCACAATGCGCCCCTGCTGGTGCTCTTCCAGGCGGTTGAGGCAGCGGATGGTGGTGGACTTGCCCGAGCCCGAGGGGCCGCACAGCACAATGCGCTCGCCCTGCTTGACGTTGAGGTTGATGTCTTTCAATACATGGAACTGGCCGTACCACTTGTTGACGCCCTGCATCTGGATAATGCCTTCAGGGCTCACCGGCTGTTTGATCGCTTCGCTCATAACAACAACTCCTAACGCTTGTGGCCAGTGTCGAGCTTGTGTTCCAAATGAATGGAATAGCGCGACATACCAAAACAGAAAATCCAGAACACCAGGGCCGCGAACACATAGCCTTCAGTGGCCATGCCCAGCCATTTCGGGTCGGCGGCGGCTTGCTTGACGCTGTTGAGCAGGTCGAACAGGCCGATGATGATCACTAGGCTCGTATCCTTGAACAGCGCGATAAAGGTGTTGACGATGCCCGGTATCACCAGCTTCAACGCTTGCGGCAGGATCACCAGGCCCATGCTGCGCCAGTAACCCAGGCCCATCGCCGCCGCGGCTTCGTACTGGCCTTTGGGAATGGCCTGCAAGCCACCGCGCACCACTTCTGCCACGTAGGCCGACTGGAACAGGATCACGCCGATCAACGCCCGCAGCAGCTTGTCGAAGTTCATGCCTTCAGGCAGGAACAGCGGCAGCATCACCGACGCCATGAACAGCACCGTGATCAACGGCACGCCGCGCCAGAACTCAATGAAGGTCACGCAGATCACGCGAATCGCCGGCATATTGGAGCGCCGCCCCAACGCCAGCACGATACCCAGCGGCAAGGCGCCTGCGATACCGACGGTGGCGATCACCAAGGTGAGCATCAGGCCGCCCCACTGGCTGGTCGCGACGTTGGTCAGGCCAAAGAGCCCGCCATGCAGCAGGAAAAAGGCAATGATCGGGTACAACACCAGAAAGCCCAGGCCATAGATCGCCTTGCGTTTAAAACGCGAGATGAACAACGGCGCCACACCGACGATGGCCAGCCACACGGTCAGGTCCACGCGCCAGCGTAGGTCGCCGGGGTAATAGCCGTACATGAATTGCCCGAAGCGCTGCTGGACAAACACCCAGCAGGCGCCCTCCTTGGTGCAATCGGCCTGGGTAGTGCCGACCCAGTTGGCGTCGAGGATCGCCCAATGCAAAATCGGCGGCACCACCAGATAGACCAGGTAAATCGCCAGCAACGTCAGCAGGGTGTTGAACCAACTGGAGAACAGGTTGGCGCGCATCCATGCCATCGGCCCGAACACTTTGTTCGGTGGCGGCATGTCAGGTTTGAAAGTATGGGAAGTCATGCAGGTTTCCTCACCGCTCGATCAGCGCAATGCGCTTGTTGTACCAGTTCATCAGCAGGGAAATGCTGATGCTGATCGCCAGGTACACGCTCATGGTGATGGCAATGACCTCGATGGCCTGGCCGGTCTGGTTGAGCACCGTGCCGGCAAACAGCGAGACCATTTCCGGATAGCCGATGCCGGCGGCCAGGGATGAGTTTTTCGCCAGGTTCAGGTATTGGCTGGTCAGCGGGGGGATGATCACCCGCAGCGCTTGCGGGATGATGACCTTGCGCAGCGTAGGCCCCGGACGCAGGCCCAGGGAGCGCGCGGCTTCGGTCTGGCCGTGGCTCACAGACTCAATGCCCGAGCGCACGATCTCGGCAATAAACGCAGCGGTGTAGACGGTAAGCGCCAGGGTCAGCGCCAGCAGTTCGGGGATCAATACCCAGCCACCGACAAAGTTGAAACCCGCAAGCCTTGGCATTTCCCAGTGCAGCGGTACACCGAAGATCAAGACGCACAACGCCGGAATCACGATGAACAGCGCCAGGCCCGCCCAGAACTTGTGGAACGGTACGCCGGTGGCCTCAAAGCGCTTGTTGGCCCAACGCGCCATCAGCACGATTGCCACGATGGCCACTCCGACACTGGCCACAAACGGCCAGAAACCGTCAGCCGCCAGCGCCGCCGGCATATTCAGGCCCCGGGCACTCATAAAGAATGTATCGCCCAAGTTATGGCTGTTGCGCGGCAACGGCATGGTCAGGAACACCGCGAAGTACCAGAACAGGATCTGCAACAACGGCGGAATGTTGCGGAACACTTCCACATACACGGTCGCCAGTTTGTTGATCATCCAGTTCGGTGACAGGCGCGCCACCCCAATGATGAAACCGAGCAGCGTCGCCAGGACCACACCGATCACGGTCACCAGCAACGTGTTGAGCAGGCCGATCACAAAGACCCGGGCATAGCTGTCCGATTCGGTGTAGTCGATCAAATGTTGAGCGATGCCAAAACCGGCACTGCGCTCCAGGAAGTCGAAACCGGAGGTAATGCCCCGGTGCTGAAGATTGGTTTGCGTGTTGTTGAACAGATACCAGCCCAACGAAACCACCGCGACGATGGTGATGATCTGGAATAGCCACGCACGCACTTTTGGATCACTGAAGCTGAGCTTCTGTTTTGGTGCGCCGATTTGAGTTTGCATTAAGTGCCCCAGAAGTAATGGAACAGAACATCACCCGGCGGTTGGCCCACCGGGTGATAGAACCATCAGCGATCAGCGCACAGGGGGTGCGTATTGAATGCCACCGTTGTTCCACAGCGCGTTCAGGCCACGGTCGATTTCCAGGGGAGTGCTCTTGCCCAGGTTGCGCTCGAACACTTCGCCGTAGTTACCGACCTGCTTGACGATCTGTACGACCCAATCCTTCTTCACTTTCAGGTCTTTGCCGTATTCGCCGTCAGCCCCGAGCAGGCGCGCGACGTCCGGGTTCTTGGTGGACTTGGCCTCAGCTTCAACGTTTTTCGAGGTGATGCCGGCCTCTTCAGCGTTGAGCATGGCGTAGCCCACCCAGCGCACGATGGCCAGCCACTCGTCATCGCCATTACGTACCACCGGGCCCAGGGGCTCCTTGGAAATGGTTTCCGGCAGCACCACGTAGTCCTTCGGCGCGGCCAGCTTGCTGCGCTGGGCGAACAGTTGCGACTTGTCGGAGGTCAGCACGTCGCAGCGCCCGGACTCCAGGGACTTGGCGCTTTCATCGGAGGTATCGAAGGTGATCGGGGTGTACTTGAGGTTGTTGCCACGGAAGTAGTCGGAAACGTTCAGCTCGGTGGTGGTACCGGCCTGGATGCAGATAGTTGCACCGTCCAGTTCCTTGGCACTTTTTACCCCCAGCTTGCTGTTGACCAAAAAGCCGATGCCGTCGTAGTAGGTGATAAAGCCCGGAAATTTCAGGCCCATGCCCGCATCGCGGGAACTGGTCATGGTGGTATTGCGCGACAGGATGTCGACTTCGCCCGATTGCAGCGCGGTGAAACGCTCCTTGGCATTCAATTGGCTGAACTTGACCTTGGTCGCATCGCCAAACACGGCAGCGGCCACGGCGCGGCAGTAGTCAGCGTCGATCCCGAGGATCTTGCCGCTGGCATCCGGCACCGAGAAACCCGGCAGGCCGTCACTGACGCCGCATTGCACAAAACCTTTCTTCTGCACGGCATCCAGGGTGGCACCGGCCTGGGCCAAACCACTGATCCCCAATACGGTCGCCGCAGTCACGACGGCCAGGGTGGATTTCAATACCTTCATTCAAACCTCCAGTTGCTCTTGTTGTGTCGGAGCTCGAACCTTTGCGCACCCTTGTGAGGCGATATCGACCCGTGTTGGCTTTTTTTGGGGTCAAGCAGCAGAGGCTGTCGCTGTCATTGCAGCGGCTATCCCAGAGGCGGCAGTCACTGATAGTGTTACCGTCCCCGGATAGTTCTGACATCGACCTACACATAGCAAGCGCCGTACCAGAGTGTCGGCTGAGCCGTTTCAGCCCGGGATCTATCGCAAAACAGTCAACCATGCGACATCTTGTTAACTGAGCCACCTTCCACGCACCGCCCCGACGCCTCCCATCGGCGCGCACGCACATTTTTGGAGCACACATGACCGAACCCTTGATTCTTCAGCCCGCCAAGCCCGCAGACGCCTGCGTAATCTGGTTGCATGGCCTGGGTGCCGATCGCTACGACTTCATGCCGGTGGCCGAAGCGCTGCAGGAAACCCTGACGTCCACACGCTTCGTATTGCCACAGGCGCCGACCCGTGCGGTGACCGTCAACGGTGGCTACGAGATGCCAAGCTGGTACGACATATTGGCCATGAGTCCGGCGCGGGCCATCAGCCGCGAACAGCTGGTTGAGTCGGCCAAAATGGTCATCGATTTGATCGAGAAACAAAAAGCCGACGGGATAGACGCCTCGCGGATTTTCCTGGCTGGCTTTTCCCAGGGTGGCGCCGTAGTCCTGCACGCCGCGTTTGTGAAATGGCAAGGGCCCCTGGGTGGCGTGCTTGCCCTCTCCACCTATGCGCCCACGTTCAGCGATGAGCTGGAACTGTCCGCCAGCCAACAGCGCATTCCGGCCCTGTGCCTGCACGGCCAGTACGATGACGTAGTGCAGAACGCCATGGGCCGTAGCGCCTATGAGCATTTAAAGCAGCGTGGTATCAACGTGACATGGCAGGAATACCCAATGGGCCACGAAGTGTTACCCCAGGAAATTCGCGACATCGGCACCTGGTTGTCCGCCCGCCTGGGCTGAAAACCCGCCATTGTGTAGCCGCATGACCAACGCACTACGCCGCGCCCGATTCTTGCATTACACTGGCCGGCGTACATTCCTTAACCAATTGATGAGATGACCGTGCTCAAAGCACTCAAGAAGATGTTCGGTAAAAGCGAGGCTGAACCACTCGCCCCTGTTCCCAGCGCCCCTGTCCAGACGTCCGGCAGCCGCAATGACGGTAAACAGCCTGGCCGAACAGCGCCTGTTGCCTCGCCAAAACCTGCGCCCGTAACCACTGCTGCCCCGGCCCCTGTCGCCACCCAGCCCGCAGCAGAACCGGCGCGTGCAGAAAAACCGCGCCGCGAACGCGCGCCAAAACCGGTGGTAAAGCCGTGGAAGCTGGAAGACTTCGTGGTCGAGCCCCAAGAGGGCAAGACGCGCTTTCACGACTTCAAGCTCGCCCCGGAACTGATGCACGCCATCCAGGACCTGGGCTTTCCGTATTGCACGCCGATCCAGGCACAGGTATTGGGCTTTACCCTGGCCGGCAAAGACGCCATCGGCCGCGCCCAGACCGGTACCGGCAAGACTGCTGCGTTCCTGATCTCGATCATCACCCAACTGCTGCAGACCCCGCCGCCCAAAGAGCGCTACATGGGTGAGCCACGGGCCCTGATCATCGCCCCGACCCGGGAGCTGGTGGTGCAGATCGCCAAGGACGCCGCCGACCTGACCAAGTACACCGGCCTCAACGTCATGACGTTCGTCGGCGGCATGGACTTCGACAAACAGCTCAAGCACCTGGAAGCGCGACACTGCGACATCCTGGTCGCCACCCCGGGCCGTTTGCTGGACTTCAACCAGCGCGGCGACGTGCACCTGGACATGGTCGAGGTGATGGTGCTGGACGAAGCCGACCGGATGCTCGACATGGGTTTTATCCCACAAGTGCGCCAGATCATTCGCCAGACCCCACCGAAAAACGAGCGCCAGACCCTGCTGTTCTCCGCGACCTTCACCGAAGACGTGATGAACCTCGCCAAGCAGTGGACCACCGACCCGTCCATCGTCGAGATCGAAGCGCTGAACGTGGCCAGCGAAAACGTCGAACAGCATATCTATGCCGTGGCCGGTGCCGACAAGTACAAGCTGCTCTACAACCTGGTCAACGACAATGGTTGGGAGCGGGTCATGGTGTTTGCCAACCGCAAGGACGAAGTGCGGCGCATTGAAGAACGCCTGGTACGCGATGGCGTCAACGCCGCGCAATTGTCCGGTGACGTGCCGCAGCACAAGCGCATCAAGACCCTGGAAGGCTTTCGCGAAGGCAAGATCCGCGTGCTGGTGGCCACCGACGTGGCGGGCCGTGGGATTCATATCGACGGCATCAGCCACGTGATCAACTTCACCCTGCCGGAAGTACCGGACGACTACGTGCACCGCATCGGCCGTACCGGTCGCGCCGGCGCTGCGGGTGTGTCGATCAGCTTTGCCGGGGAAGATGACTCGTACCAGTTGCCATCGATCGAAACGCTGCTGGGGCGCAAGATCAGTTGCGAGACGCCGCCGACGCATCTGCTGCGTCCCGTGGAGCGCAAACGCCCTTAAGCTGGAGCGCGGAAAAAGATGTGGGAGCGGGCTTGCTCGCGAATGCAATGGATCAGTCACTATATCCAGAGACTGACACACCGCATTCGCGAGCAAGCCCGCTCCCACATTTGCCTTCAGCGCTTTCAAATTCAAGGAGGACCACATGAACCAGGCTGATTACCTCATCATCGGCGGCGGCATTGCCGGTGCCAGTGCCGGTTACTGGCTGTCCCGACACGCCCGCGTCATCGTGCTGGAGCGTGAGTCCATGCCGGGTTATCACTCCACTGGCCGCTCCGCCGCCCTCTATATCGCCGCCTATGGCACGCCACAAGTGCGCGCCTTGACCCTGGGCAGCCGCGACTTCTTCGATCACCCACCTGCAGGCTTTACCGAGCACCCTTTGCTCACGCCCCGTGGCGAAGTGCTGGTGGATCTGCTTGGCGACCCAGAAGAGCTGCAGCGCCAATACCTGAGCGCCAAGGCGCTGGTACCCGAAACACGCCTGCTGGACACCGAAGAAGCGCTGCGGATGCTGCCCATCCTGCGCCGGGAAAAAGTCCACGGCGCGATCTACGACCCGACGGTCTGCGATATCGACACCGATGCGTTGTATCAGGGCTATTTGCGCGGCATTCGGCGCAATGGCGGGCAGATCCACACCGACAACGAGGTACAGAAACTGGCCCGCGACGATCAAGGCCAGTGGCAGGTACGCACCTCGCAACAGCGCTTCAGCGCGCCGGTGATCATCAACGCCGCCGGAGCCTGGGCCGATACCATCGGCGAACTGGCCGGCGCCCAAAAAATCGGCCTGCAACCCAAGCGCCGCAGTGCCTTTGTGTTCGCCCCGCCGGCTGAAATGAATATCCATGGATGGCCGGAGTTGGCCGCCCTCGACGGTTCGTTCTATATGAAGCCCGACGCGGGGATGTTCCTCGGCTCACCGGCCAATGCCGACCCAGTGGAGCCCCACGACGTACAGCCTGAAGAGCTGGATATCGCCACAGGCATCTATCACATCGAAGAAGCCACCACCCTGAGCATCCGCCGCCCGACGCGGACCTGGGCGGGGCTGCGCAGTTTTGTCAGCGACGGCGATCTGGTCTGTGGCTTTGATCCGCAGGTAGAGGGTTTTTTCTGGATCGCGGCCCAGGGCGGCTACGGGATCCAGACCTCGCCGGCGATGGGCCAGGCCAGCGCGGCGCTAGTACGTGGGCTCGGATTGCCCGAGCCTTTGCAACGCGCCGGGATGACCGAGGCGATGTTATCGCCTGCTCGCCTGGGTTGATCGTGCTGCTGGACTCGTCCAATACAGCGGCCAGACGATAGGGTGCGGCTGGCACTGGGGGGGACAACTCACGCCTTCCAGCGATCAGCCGCCCTATGATCACTGGCCCGCCCTTCCACCCAGCGCGCCCCTTCGCTGGTGTTTTCCTTCTTCCAGAACGGCGCTCGGGTCTTCAGGTAGTCCATCACAAACGCACAGGCATCAAACGCGGCCTGACGATGGGCACTGGCGGCGGCGACGAACACAATAGGTTCACCGGGCTCCAAGGCGCCGATGCGGTGCAACACCTCGAGCTTGAGCAACGGCCAGCGTTGCTCGGCTTCGACCGCGATCTTGGCCAGGGCCTTTTCGGTCATGCCGGGGTAGTGTTCGAGGAACATTCCTGCCACGTCGAGACCATCGTTGAAGTCGCGCACATAGCCCACAAAACTCACCACGGCGCCTACGCCAACGTTGGCGGCGTGCATGGCGTTGACTTCGGCGCCGGGATCGAACGGTTGGGCTTGCACACGAATAGCCACGGTCAGCCTCCGGTCACGGGCGGGAAAAACGCCACTTCGTCGCCGGCCTGCAGAGGCTCGTCAAGGCCACACAGCTCCTGGTTGCGCGCACACATCAGGCTGCTCTCGTTAAGCACCTCGAAGCCCGGGTCAGCGGCCAGCGCCTGACGCAACGCATCGACTGTGGCGAAGTCGCCTTCCACCTCCAGGGAATCGAGGCCCACCGCTTCGCTGTAGCGTGCAAAAAACAGTACGTTGATGCTCATGCCTGGTCCGCCTTGAAATGCCCGCTCTTGCCACCGAGTTTTTCCAGCAGGCGAATGTTTTCGATGGTCATGCCACGGTCCACCGCCTTGCACATGTCGTAGATGGTCAGCGCGGCGACACTGGCCGCCGTCAGCGCTTCCATCTCCACGCCGGTCTGCCCGGACAGCTTGCAGCGGGCGACGATATGCACGGTATTTTCCCCTTCGGCGGCCAGCTCAACCTTGACCCCGGTCAGCATCAGCGGATGGCACAGAGGGATCAGATCACTGGTCTTTTTCGCCGCCTGGATCCCGGCAATGCGGGCCACGGCGAACACGTCGCCCTTGGGGTGGGCGCCGTCGACGATCATTTGCAGGGTTTGGGGCAGCATGCGCACCCGCGCTTCGGCCACGGCTTCACGGAACGTCACGCTTTTTTCGGTGACGTCGACCATATGGGCACGGCCCTGGGAATCGAGATGAGTCAGCACGGGGATACTCCTGATCAGAAGCCCCGATTGTAAACCCAACGCCGACCAAAATGTGGGGGCTGGCTTGGCTGCGATAGCGCTGTGTCAGTCAACCTATCATCGACTGAACCACCACTATCGCGGGCAAGCCCGCTCCCACACTGAACGCGGTTACAGGTGGGATTCGGCGTATTCGGCCAGAATCGAGCGTGGTACCCCTTGCAGCGCAATGTGCACGCCGTTCGGGAAGTCCTTGAAGCGTTCCGTCAGGTAGGTCAGCCCGGAGCTGGTCGCGGACAGGTAAGGGGTGTCGATCTGTGCCAGGTTGCCCAGGCACACCACTTTGGAACCGGCACCGGCACGGGTGATGATGGTTTTCATCTGGTGCGGCGTAAGGTTCTGGCATTCATCGATCAAAATCAGGCTCTGCTGGAAGCTGCGACCTCGGATGTAGTTGAGGGATTTGAACTGCAACGGCACTTTGCTGAGGATGTAGTCGACGCTGCCATGGGTGTTTTCGTCATCCATGTGCAGGGCTTCGAGGTTGTCGGTGATCGCCCCCAGCCACGGCTCCATTTTTTCTGCTTCGGTGCCGGGCAAAAAGCCGATTTCCTGGTCCAGGCCCTGCACGCTGCGGGTGGCAATGATGCGGCGGTAGCGCTTGGTGACCATGGTCTGCTCGATGGCAGCCGCCAGGGCGAGGATGGTTTTACCCGAGCCCGCAGCGCCGGTCAGGTTGACCAGGTGGATGTCCGGGTCGAGCAGCGCGTACAGCGCCAGGCTCTGGTAGATATCACGCGGTTTCAGGCCCCAGGCTTCCTGGTGCAACAGGGGTTCCTGATGCAGGTCGAGGATCAGCAGCTTGTCGACCTGGATCTCTTTGATCCAGCCCACAAAACCCTGTTCGTCGATGATGAATTCGTTGATATGCACCGCCGGCAGGTTGTCGGTCAGCTGTACCTGGTGCCAGGTGCGGCCATGGTCCTGGCGGGTCTCAACCTTGCTGACGCGGTCCCAGAACGAGCCGGTCATGGTGTGATAACCACGGGACAGCATCGACACGTCGTCGACCAGTTGGTCGGTACTGTAGTCCTCGGCAGCGATCCCACATGCTCGTGCCTTGAGGCGCATATTGATGTCTTTGGTCACCAGCACCAGGCGCAGGTCCTTATCGCGCGCATGCAGGTCGATCAATTGGTTGATGATCTTGTTGTCGTTGAGGTTTTCCGGCAGCAGGCTGTTGGGTTCGCTGCGCTTGCTCATCAGGATCGACAGCAAGCCCTTGGGCCCGCTCTTGCCACGCTGGATCGGTACGCCGACTTCAACGTCCTCGGGCGAGGCTTCACCCAGGGTCTTGTCGATCAGGCGGATCGCCTGGCGGCATTCGGCGGCGACGCTGTGGTGCCCACTTTTGAGTTTATCGAGCTCCTCGAGCACGATCATCGGGATGGCGACGTGGTGTTCTTCGAAATTGAGCAACGCGTTTGGATCGTGGATCAAAACATTGGTATCAAGCACATAAAGGATTGGCTGGTCGGAAGAAGGGGTACGTCCATGATCATCCATACTCGGTCACCTTTGTGGGAGCCAGTCGACGCAATACCACAACAGTGCTGCGCCTCGATTCGACCACCGAATGCACCTGAGGGACGTCAAGTGCATTGCCCACCTGAGGAGTCTGGGAAGACGCCACCTGTGGTGCAGGTTTCGGCGATCTGTCTTCGTAATACCGCAAAACCCATGACAGGAAAAAGCACTTTGACGCTTTTTTGAAGTTTATTTTTCAGGATGACGAATAGCACTGGCGGGGCGCCACTCACACCGCTAAAGTCGGAAGTCCGCCTGCATCGAAATGTCGCAGCAAATCGCCCCAAAAACCCCTCATCCCCAACAGGGCCGGGCATTTGCGCTTTTCAGCGAAACGCCTCCCGACAATCCTGCCAACCCAGCCCGCTTTGCGCCGTTGCCTGTAGCAACAGGGGCAATGCCACCCGCGCCTTGTCCTGGGTGTCGTGGAATACAATCACCCCCTTGCGCCACAACAACATCAGCGTCAGCACCCGCTGGGCCGACTCGTCGGCCTTGAGCAGGCCGGGTTCATCCTGAGAGTCGATATCCCACAGCGCCACTTGCAGGCCCTGGGCCTGGAAGAAGCCCTGGCTGTCGGCGCGACGCTGGCCATAGGGCGGGCGGAACAGCGGCACGTAGTTTTCCGGCAGCAGGTTCTGGGTCAAGGAGGCGCTGCGGGTGATGGAGCTTTGCCAGTCGAGCCAATGGCTGTGGGAGCGGTACTGCCAGCCCTGGATGCCCACGCACTGGCCTTGGTACAACGCTTGCACATCGGCGGCCGAGGTCTTTTCCAGGCGGGTTTGCAGGCTGTTGCCCAGGACAAAGAAGGTCGCCGTCATTTTCTGCTTGCGCAGGTAATCGGCCAGCCAATCGGTTTGACCGTTAAGTGGCGCTGGGCCGCCATCGAAGGTCAATAGAAACAGGCGGTCGTTGAGCTCATCGCCATTGCGCTCGAAATCCCCAAAACGCGCCACTTCGCTGCTGATTTGCGGGAACAAGGCAGCCTTGCGTAGAAGCTCATCCAGGTAGCGTTGGTGAAACGCGCGACTGGGCCCCGCCCAGCCTATATAGAAAGATTGCTCGCTCACTTCGAACTTGCCGGCCTGCTCGCGCAGGTCGTCCATGTTCTCCACCAGGTAGCAGAACGAGGCGTCCTGTTCGCAGCTTTGCTGGGCAAATCCGTAGTTCTCCAGCAACCGTTGCCAGAGCTGGCGACGCAAGTCGTCGATGGCGCCCTGGTTGATGATCTTCAGCCCCAGGCGCTGCTTGAGAGCCGGTTCATCCAGGGCCTCGCTGGCCAGCAGCGTGTTGGCAAACATGAGGATTTCGGCGCGTGACGCCACATCAAACAGCGCCGGGCTGCTGAGTTTTTCCGGCCAGGTGCCACGGTCCAGGCTGGCGACATCCACACTGGCTGCCTGAGCGCCCAGGCACGTCAGCCAGGCGCACAATAAAAGCGCAATTCGCACAACGGGTCCCCTCTGTAGGAGCGAGCTTGCTCGCGAAGAACGTCAACGATAACACTGGCATCCGGCATGCACGCGGTGCCCCGGCGCTTTTCGCGAGCAAGCTCGCTCCTACAAAAAAGCGTCGCTATAGGCGTGATAGGTGGAGTCCAACTCCCCAACCCCCTAGAATCCCCCGACGATTACAGGAGCCAACTTCATGCTGATGGTGATTTCCCCAGCCAAAACTCTCGATTTCGAGACCCCGCCGGCAACCCCGCACTTCACCCAGCCGCAGTACCTGGACCATTCCCAGGAATTGATCGAGCAGCTGC
The Pseudomonas hygromyciniae genome window above contains:
- a CDS encoding alpha/beta hydrolase; this translates as MTEPLILQPAKPADACVIWLHGLGADRYDFMPVAEALQETLTSTRFVLPQAPTRAVTVNGGYEMPSWYDILAMSPARAISREQLVESAKMVIDLIEKQKADGIDASRIFLAGFSQGGAVVLHAAFVKWQGPLGGVLALSTYAPTFSDELELSASQQRIPALCLHGQYDDVVQNAMGRSAYEHLKQRGINVTWQEYPMGHEVLPQEIRDIGTWLSARLG
- a CDS encoding amino acid ABC transporter ATP-binding protein — translated: MSEAIKQPVSPEGIIQMQGVNKWYGQFHVLKDINLNVKQGERIVLCGPSGSGKSTTIRCLNRLEEHQQGRIVVDGVELTNDLKQIETVRREVGMVFQHFNLFPHLTILQNCTLAPMWVRKMPKRKAEEIAMHYLERVRIPEQAHKFPGQLSGGQQQRVAIARALCMKPKIMLFDEPTSALDPEMVKEVLDTMIGLAEDGMTMLCVTHEMGFARTVANRVIFMDKGEIVEQAAPNDFFDNPQNERTRLFLSQILH
- a CDS encoding NAD(P)/FAD-dependent oxidoreductase; the protein is MNQADYLIIGGGIAGASAGYWLSRHARVIVLERESMPGYHSTGRSAALYIAAYGTPQVRALTLGSRDFFDHPPAGFTEHPLLTPRGEVLVDLLGDPEELQRQYLSAKALVPETRLLDTEEALRMLPILRREKVHGAIYDPTVCDIDTDALYQGYLRGIRRNGGQIHTDNEVQKLARDDQGQWQVRTSQQRFSAPVIINAAGAWADTIGELAGAQKIGLQPKRRSAFVFAPPAEMNIHGWPELAALDGSFYMKPDAGMFLGSPANADPVEPHDVQPEELDIATGIYHIEEATTLSIRRPTRTWAGLRSFVSDGDLVCGFDPQVEGFFWIAAQGGYGIQTSPAMGQASAALVRGLGLPEPLQRAGMTEAMLSPARLG
- the moaD gene encoding molybdopterin converting factor subunit 1 translates to MSINVLFFARYSEAVGLDSLEVEGDFATVDALRQALAADPGFEVLNESSLMCARNQELCGLDEPLQAGDEVAFFPPVTGG
- a CDS encoding amino acid ABC transporter permease, which translates into the protein MTSHTFKPDMPPPNKVFGPMAWMRANLFSSWFNTLLTLLAIYLVYLVVPPILHWAILDANWVGTTQADCTKEGACWVFVQQRFGQFMYGYYPGDLRWRVDLTVWLAIVGVAPLFISRFKRKAIYGLGFLVLYPIIAFFLLHGGLFGLTNVATSQWGGLMLTLVIATVGIAGALPLGIVLALGRRSNMPAIRVICVTFIEFWRGVPLITVLFMASVMLPLFLPEGMNFDKLLRALIGVILFQSAYVAEVVRGGLQAIPKGQYEAAAAMGLGYWRSMGLVILPQALKLVIPGIVNTFIALFKDTSLVIIIGLFDLLNSVKQAAADPKWLGMATEGYVFAALVFWIFCFGMSRYSIHLEHKLDTGHKR
- a CDS encoding amino acid ABC transporter permease, coding for MQTQIGAPKQKLSFSDPKVRAWLFQIITIVAVVSLGWYLFNNTQTNLQHRGITSGFDFLERSAGFGIAQHLIDYTESDSYARVFVIGLLNTLLVTVIGVVLATLLGFIIGVARLSPNWMINKLATVYVEVFRNIPPLLQILFWYFAVFLTMPLPRNSHNLGDTFFMSARGLNMPAALAADGFWPFVASVGVAIVAIVLMARWANKRFEATGVPFHKFWAGLALFIVIPALCVLIFGVPLHWEMPRLAGFNFVGGWVLIPELLALTLALTVYTAAFIAEIVRSGIESVSHGQTEAARSLGLRPGPTLRKVIIPQALRVIIPPLTSQYLNLAKNSSLAAGIGYPEMVSLFAGTVLNQTGQAIEVIAITMSVYLAISISISLLMNWYNKRIALIER
- a CDS encoding amino acid ABC transporter substrate-binding protein; amino-acid sequence: MKVLKSTLAVVTAATVLGISGLAQAGATLDAVQKKGFVQCGVSDGLPGFSVPDASGKILGIDADYCRAVAAAVFGDATKVKFSQLNAKERFTALQSGEVDILSRNTTMTSSRDAGMGLKFPGFITYYDGIGFLVNSKLGVKSAKELDGATICIQAGTTTELNVSDYFRGNNLKYTPITFDTSDESAKSLESGRCDVLTSDKSQLFAQRSKLAAPKDYVVLPETISKEPLGPVVRNGDDEWLAIVRWVGYAMLNAEEAGITSKNVEAEAKSTKNPDVARLLGADGEYGKDLKVKKDWVVQIVKQVGNYGEVFERNLGKSTPLEIDRGLNALWNNGGIQYAPPVR
- the moaC gene encoding cyclic pyranopterin monophosphate synthase MoaC, with amino-acid sequence MLTHLDSQGRAHMVDVTEKSVTFREAVAEARVRMLPQTLQMIVDGAHPKGDVFAVARIAGIQAAKKTSDLIPLCHPLMLTGVKVELAAEGENTVHIVARCKLSGQTGVEMEALTAASVAALTIYDMCKAVDRGMTIENIRLLEKLGGKSGHFKADQA
- the rhlB gene encoding ATP-dependent RNA helicase RhlB, with product MTVLKALKKMFGKSEAEPLAPVPSAPVQTSGSRNDGKQPGRTAPVASPKPAPVTTAAPAPVATQPAAEPARAEKPRRERAPKPVVKPWKLEDFVVEPQEGKTRFHDFKLAPELMHAIQDLGFPYCTPIQAQVLGFTLAGKDAIGRAQTGTGKTAAFLISIITQLLQTPPPKERYMGEPRALIIAPTRELVVQIAKDAADLTKYTGLNVMTFVGGMDFDKQLKHLEARHCDILVATPGRLLDFNQRGDVHLDMVEVMVLDEADRMLDMGFIPQVRQIIRQTPPKNERQTLLFSATFTEDVMNLAKQWTTDPSIVEIEALNVASENVEQHIYAVAGADKYKLLYNLVNDNGWERVMVFANRKDEVRRIEERLVRDGVNAAQLSGDVPQHKRIKTLEGFREGKIRVLVATDVAGRGIHIDGISHVINFTLPEVPDDYVHRIGRTGRAGAAGVSISFAGEDDSYQLPSIETLLGRKISCETPPTHLLRPVERKRP
- the moaE gene encoding molybdopterin synthase catalytic subunit MoaE; the protein is MAIRVQAQPFDPGAEVNAMHAANVGVGAVVSFVGYVRDFNDGLDVAGMFLEHYPGMTEKALAKIAVEAEQRWPLLKLEVLHRIGALEPGEPIVFVAAASAHRQAAFDACAFVMDYLKTRAPFWKKENTSEGARWVEGRASDHRAADRWKA